One window of Amaranthus tricolor cultivar Red isolate AtriRed21 chromosome 13, ASM2621246v1, whole genome shotgun sequence genomic DNA carries:
- the LOC130798240 gene encoding uncharacterized protein LOC130798240 has protein sequence MRRKGIKKTVIRKSVRLMQQNKEAAGTSGTKSLVSESDDESFNPTLSDHSSDSDTVSLVDSDKEAEVEDVDADYFDPFEAPIWDDDCDDFDNYLNKLYKNGELYKDKGFGNIVIKEWQLFTDKQHLRDVIRDYCIQCGFSVIVDKADRLRYTISCSEAKCQWRLHASRLPDGVTWAIKSIQNAEHTCLGYGVEMPQPSLYRVRNMALSIIHSGHDTSYSALPSYCDVIKSTNEGSYANCAWYPPTHPDRPLVFMSIFVSFKASLEGLFSGCRSVIGVDGAHLKGNYGGVLLSAIALDGNNEMFPVAWGIVSCEDEESWKFFIWHLKHVLEPSKRGDNWCIISDRQKGIDKALTDLWPKVQRRYCCRHLSANWKKSFHGPKLWQLYWLACGAFSPYTFAKAMNEIEKNNPAARIWLANLGPQERWTKHRFDPELKCDVNTTNFVESFNATLGTDRCKPVLSLLEGIRRVTMVRLATRRKKCEEWERLCPNIAKRVQVLCNESRSCRAFMSSPGEYEVVEGKSIMAVSLNQRTCHCNVWQLTGIPCRHAMRAILHEGLDPQSLVDDWYSVEKYKLTYHQSIKPIPDQGKWPPTEHPAILPPVLKRGVGRPCRNRKRGDDEERKAKRSKTIKCGKCGDFGHNKSSCKGGPTKKQKAAASSSTLKCKGKSKAK, from the exons ATGAGAAGAAAGGGAATTAAGAAGACAGTTATTAGAAAGTCTGTAAGATTGATGCAACAGAACAAGGAGGCTGCTGGTACATCTGGTACAAAATCATTGGTCAGTGAGAGTGATGATGAATCTTTCAATCCAACCCTGTCAGACCATAGTTCTGACAGTGATACTGTGTCTTTGGTTGATAGTGATAAAGAGGCTGAGGTAGAGGATGTTGATGCAGATTATTTTGATCCATTTGAAGCACCAATTTGGGATGATGACTGTGATGACTTTGATAATTATTTGAATAAGTTGTATAAGAATGGGGAGTTGTACAAGGACAAAGGTTTTGGGAATATTGTCATTAAGGAGTGGCAATTGTTTACAGATAAGCAACATTTGAGGGATGTGATTAGGGATTATTGCATACAATGTGGTTTTTCAGTGATTGTTGATAAAGCAGATAGACTTAGATACACAATTAGTTGTAGTGAAGCAAAATGTCAGTGGCGGTTGCATGCTTCTAGGCTGCCTGATGGTGTCACTTGGGCTATCAAGAGCATTCAAAATGCTGAACACACATGCTTGGG ATATGGTGTTGAGATGCCACAACCAAGCTTGTATAGGGTTAGGAATATGGCCTTGAGTATCATTCATAGTGGGCATGATACATCATACAGTGCATTGCCATCTTACTGTGATGTTATCAAATCAACAAACGAGGGTTCATATGCAAATTGTGCTTGGTATCCCCCTACACATCCTGATAGACCACTAGTGTTTATGAGCATTTTTGTATCATTCAAGGCATCTCTGGAGGGCCTTTTTTCTGGTTGTAGAAGTGTTATTGGAGTGGATGGGGCTCATTTAAAGGGTAATTATGGTGGGGTTTTGTTATCTGCAATTGCCCTTGATGGCAACAATGAAATGTTTCCAGTGGCATGGGGTATTGTCTCATGTGAGGATGAAGAGAGTTGGAAGTTTTTCATTTGGCATCTTAAGCATGTATTAGAACCAAGTAAAAGAGGCGACAATTGGTGCATAATATCTGACAGACAGAAG GGAATTGACAAGGCTCTCACTGATTTGTGGCCTAAGGTGCAAAGAAGGTATTGTTGCAGACACCTTAGTGCCAACTGGAAGAAGTCTTTTCATGGGCCTAAGTTATGGCAATTGTATTGGCTAGCATGTGGGGCCTTCTCACCGTACACATTTGCAAAGGCCATGAATGAGATCGAAAAAAACAACCCTGCTGCAAGGATATGGCTTGCTAATTTGGGTCCACAGGAGAGATGGACAAAACATAGGTTTGACCCTGAATTGAAGTGTGATGTTAACACCACAAATTTTGTAGAAAGCTTCAATGCCACCCTAGGAACTGATAGGTGTAAGCCAGTGTTAAGTTTGTTAGAGGGAATTAGGAGAGTAACAATGGTTAGGTTAGCAACAAGGAGGAAAAAGTGTGAAGAATGGGAGAGGCTGTGTCCAAATATTGCGAAGAGAGTTCAAGTATTATGCAATGAGAGTAGGTCATGCAGGGCTTTCATGTCTAGTCCAGGGGAGTATGAGGTGGTGGAGGGTAAATCAATTATGGCTGTCAGTTTAAACCAACGCACATGCCATTGCAATGTCTGGCAACTCACTGGGATACCATGTAGGCATGCAATGAGAGCGATACTTCATGAAGGTCTTGATCCACAATCCTTGGTTGATGATTGGTATTCAGTAGAGAAATATAAGTTGACCTATCATCAGAGCATTAAACCTATCCCTGACCAGGGTAAGTGGCCACCAACTGAACACCCTGCTATACTACCTCCTGTGCTGAAAAGAGGTGTTGGTAGGCCTTGTAGGAACCGAAAGAGAGGTGATGATGAAGAGAGGAAGGCAAAGAGGAGCAAGACAATTAAATGTGGGAAGTGTGGGGATTTTGGTCACAACAAGTCCAGCTGCAAGGGAGGGCCAACAAAAAAACAGAAGGCAGCAGCATCTTCTTCAACTTTGAAGTGCAAGGGAAAGAGCAAAGCAAAATGA
- the LOC130798545 gene encoding pentatricopeptide repeat-containing protein At3g63370, chloroplastic produces the protein MSSIQFSHLISSLSTSPNYSMLKTTHYNFPLKTSNFEAKSIIIPKLKEICKKGNLKSAFQSLSNYLSHQNVALLSPDEAYSSVLELCADKKAVREGQQIHAHIITSIGHKDSVFLKTKLVFLYGKCGFVLDAKKLFDEMPQRTIFSWNAMLGAYVSNGMPWEALELYFEMRVLGVKVDAFTFPCVLKACGLIKELKLGNEIHGYALKCGCDSNGFVVNALVSMYAKCEDTLGARQLFDIIQEKDDVVLWNSIISAYSMTGNPIQALTLFREMEKNGVRMNSYTYVCVLQACDEALKRLGKEIHAAILKSDNHMHLYVANALLVMYARCGRMREAGLIFHSMTEKDNISWNSMLSGFVQNGLYSEAFQFFHKSLAAGQRPDQVSLISVLGASGRLKNLLNGMEAHAYAMKNGFDTDIQVANSLIDMYTKCSHIKYMECVFRRMFTRDVVSWTTVIAGYAQNSCHTKALKVFQEVQMEGVEIDAMMIGSVLLACTSLKQLNHVKETHAYILRNGLSDLVLSNTLVDTYGECHSIDLASRMFESIENKDIVSWTSMISAYVDNGHGNEALTLFRSLKEDGLEPDSVALISILSAASSLSALKKGKEVHGFLIKQGFLIEGSVASSLLDMYARCGKLENSFKVFNLVKNKDIVLWTCMIHASGMHGRGRQAMELFHKMEMENIQPDHVTFLALLYACSHSGMIDEGKKFLEIMKHDYNLEPWPEHYACVVDLLGRANRLNEAFKFVQSMPVEPNAVVWCALLGACHVHSNKELGDVAAGKLLNLEPGNAGNYVLVSNVFAATGRWDDVELVRGRMKERGLKKHPACSWIEIRDTVHVFMARDKTHPQCAQIYEKLAEIIEVLKKEGGYTAQTKYVLHNVKEEEKIMMLYGHSERLAIAYALLDSPRGVPIRVTKNLRVCGDCHAFIKLVSKFYDREIIVRDSSRFHHFHQGSCSCGDFW, from the coding sequence ATGTCTTCAATTCAATTCTCTCATTTAATCTCTTCCTTATCAACCTCCCCAAATTACTCCATGTTAAAGACTACCCATTACAATTTCCCTCTTAAAACCTCAAACTTTGAGGCAAAATCCATTATAATAccgaaattaaaagaaatttgcAAAAAGGGTAATTTGAAATCGGCTTTTCAGTCACTTTCCAACTATTTATCTCACCAAAATGTTGCCCTTTTATCTCCTGATGAAGCATATTCATCAGTTCTTGAACTTTGTGCTGATAAAAAGGCTGTAAGAGAAGGTCAACAGATACATGCCCATATCATAACGTCAATTGGACATAAAGATTCAGTCTTTTTGAAAACTAAGTTGGTTTTTTTGTACGGGAAATGTGGGTTCGTTTTGGATGCTAAGAAactgtttgatgaaatgcctCAAAGAACTATTTTTTCATGGAATGCAATGCTTGGTGCTTATGTATCCAATGGGATGCCTTGGGAAGCTCTTGAATTGTATTTTGAAATGAGGGTTCTTGGAGTAAAGGTTGATGCTTTCACTTTTCCTTGTGTTCTTAAGGCTTGTGGTttgattaaagaattaaaattgGGGAACGAAATCCATGGTTATGCACTTAAATGTGGATGCGATTCCAATGGATTTGTTGTGAATGCTCTTGTGAGTATGTATGCTAAATGTGAGGATACACTTGGTGCTAGGCAGTTGTTTGATATAATTCAAGAAAAAGATGATGTTGTGTTGTGGAATTCAATCATTTCAGCATATTCTATGACTGGAAATCCTATCCAAGCATTAACACTGTTTAGAGAAATGGAGAAGAATGGTGTAAGAATGAATAGTTATACTTATGTTTGTGTATTACAAGCATGTGATGAGGCATTGAAGAGATTAGGGAAGGAAATTCATGCTGCAATTTTAAAGTCAGATAATCATATGCATCTTTATGTGGCAAATGCTTTGCTTGTCATGTATGCCAGATGTGGTAGAATGAGAGAAGCAGGCTTAATATTCCATAGCATGACTGAAAAAGATAACATATCATGGAATTCTATGCTTTCTGGTTTTGTACAAAATGGTCTTTACAGTGAGGCTTTTCAGTTCTTTCATAAATCCCTAGCAGCAGGACAGAGACCAGACCAGGTCTCTTTAATAAGTGTTTTGGGGGCTTCTGGAAGGTTAAAGAACTTACTGAATGGAATGGAAGCTCATGCTTATGCTATGAAAAATGGTTTTGATACAGACATTCAAGTTGCAAATTCTCTTATTGATATGTATACCAAATGTAGTCACATTAAATACATGGAATGTGTTTTTAGAAGAATGTTCACTAGAGATGTTGTTTCTTGGACTACAGTTATAGCTGGATATGCTCAAAATAGTTGTCATACTAAAGCCTTGAAAGTTTTCCAAGAAGTACAGATGGAGGGAGTGGAAATTGATGCTATGATGATTGGAAGTGTCTTGCTTGCTTGTACTTCATTAAAACAACTTAACCATGTTAAAGAGACTCATGCTTACATTTTGAGAAATGGGCTTTCTGATTTAGTGTTGAGTAACACTCTGGTTGATACTTATGGAGAATGTCACAGTATAGATTTAGCCTCTCGAATGTTTGAGTCGATTGAAAATAAAGACATAGTATCTTGGACTAGTATGATTAGTGCTTATGTTGATAATGGACatggaaatgaagctcttactCTTTTCCGTTCGTTGAAAGAAGATGGACTTGAACCCGATTCTGTGGCATTAATCAGCATACTCTCAGCTGCATCGAGTCTCTCTGCGTTAAAGAAAGGGAAAGAAGTCCATGGCTTCTTAATCAAGCAAGGTTTTCTTATAGAGGGATCTGTTGCAAGCTCTCTTCTTGATATGTATGCGCGTTGTGGGAAACTAGAGAACTCATTTAAGGTGTTTAATCTTGTCAAGAATAAGGATATTGTTCTATGGACTTGTATGATTCATGCGAGTGGAATGCACGGTCGTGGCAGGCAGGCAATGGAATTGTTTCACAAAATGGAGATGGAAAATATACAGCCAGATCATGTTACATTCTTGGCACTTCTTTATGCTTGTAGTCACTCAGGGATGATTGATGAAGGCAAAAAGTTTCTTGAAATTATGAAACATGACTATAACTTAGAGCCATGGCCTGAACATTATGCATGTGTAGTTGATCTCCTAGGACGAGCAAATCGTCTGAACGAGGCTTTTAAGTTTGTGCAAAGCATGCCTGTTGAACCTAATGCTGTTGTCTGGTGTGCCCTTCTTGGGGCTTGCCATGTTCATTCCAATAAGGAATTGGGAGATGTTGCTGCAGGGAAATTGTTGAATTTAGAACCTGGAAATGCTGGAAACTATGTGCTAGTTTCTAATGTATTTGCTGCTACCGGAAGGTGGGACGATGTTGAGTTAGTACGAGGAAGAATGAAGGAAAGAGGACTAAAGAAACATCCAGCTTGTAGTTGGATAGAGATCAGAGATACCGTCCATGTTTTCATGGCGAGGGACAAAACCCATCCGCAGTGTGCCCAAATATATGAAAAGTTAGCTGAAATTATCGAGGTGTTAAAAAAGGAAGGAGGTTACACTGCTCAAACTAAGTATGTTTTGCATAATGTCAAGGAGGAAGAGAAAATTATGATGCTCTATGGTCACAGTGAGAGGTTGGCGATTGCGTATGCGCTCCTTGATTCTCCCAGGGGAGTTCCTATTCGAGTGACTAAGAACCTTCGTGTATGCGGGGATTGTCATGCTTTCATCAAGTTAGTATCTAAATTCTATGACAGGGAAATCATTGTAAGAGATTCCAGCAGATttcatcattttcatcaagGAAGTTGCTCTTGTGGGGATTTCTGGTGA
- the LOC130798546 gene encoding stem-specific protein TSJT1-like, which translates to MLAVFNKTVAKCPEELKNVESLGSVCSLKQDVLIQHFSSIHPNALSVNLGSSGFIAFSSDKQNPLLPRAFSVVDDIFCLFNGHIENIASLKQLYGLTKTANEVSIIIEAYRSLRDRGSSPADHALRNIEGKFAFVIFDSSTKSTFIAVDADGSVPLFWGTDSEDHLVLSDNAEIMQQTCGRSFAPFPQGCFFTSSGGLKSYEHPRKVLKAVPWVDGSGQACGSTFVVSEEPKIENKQLGIKAAMPRVGSDADWASHI; encoded by the exons atgctAGCAGTGTTCAACAAAACAGTAGCAAAATGCCCAGAAGAACTGAAAAATGTTGAATCTTTAGGTAGTGTTTGTAGTTTAAAGCAAGATGTTTTGATTCAACATTTTTCTTCGATTCATCCTAATGCTCTTTCTGTTAATCTTGGATCTTCTGGGTTTATTGCTTTTTCCTCTGATAAGCAAAATCCTCTTCTCCCAAG GGCTTTCTCTGTTGTGGACGATATATTCTGCTTGTTTAATGGCCACATCGAGAACATAGCTTCACTGAAACAGTTGTATGGATTGACGAAAACTGCAAATGAGGTGAGCATCATCATAGAGGCTTACCGTTCCTTGAGGGACAGAGGGAGCAGTCCCGCAGATCATGCCTTGAGAAACATCGAAGGAAAGTTTGCGTTCGTCATTTTTGACAGTTCTACCAAGAGCACCTTCATCGCTGTG GACGCTGATGGAAGCGTCCCTCTCTTCTGGGGAACGGATTCTGAAGATCACCTTGTTCTCTCCGACAATGCTGAGATTATGCAGCAGACCTGTGGGAGATCATTCGCTCCATTTCCGCAAG GATGCTTCTTTACATCATCCGGTGGGCTGAAAAGTTACGAGCATCCTCGTAAGGTGCTTAAGGCAGTTCCTTGGGTTGATGGATCAGGCCAAGCGTGTGGATCGACCTTCGTGGTGAGCGAAGAGCCTAAGATTGAAAACAAGCAGCTTGGAATTAAAGCAGCCATGCCCAGAGTTGGGAGTGATGCAGATTGGGCTAGTCACATATAA